In one Spirosoma rigui genomic region, the following are encoded:
- a CDS encoding CitMHS family transporter, with amino-acid sequence MLSLLGFATIAVFLVLIITRRLSVITALVLVPVIMGFLAGFSPKEVGEMILAGIKQVAPTGILLMFAVLYFGTMLDVGLFDPIIAAIIRLVKGDPLKVILGTAILTMIVHLDGDGTATFMIVMSAFLPIYKQLGINRLILPGIVALSVGPMHLVPWSGTSARAISTLKSDATQLFNPNIPAIVAGLCWVLFVAYWFGLTERKRLGISDLNYVHQESLTDEQRQFRRPRLFWINAVLTIALITILVKGWVPAPALFISAAIVALLINYPRLPDQQNVLRSHGTNIYMVSSMIFAAGVFSGILTGSKMIDAMATSIVSLIPQQHAAWLPTLTAITSMPASLLFTPDAYYFGVVPILSQTATQFGIDPLEIGRAALLGQMTVGFPVSPLTASTFLLVGLAEVDLGDHQKFILKWAFGTTVVMTLTALLTGSIHL; translated from the coding sequence ATGCTTTCGTTACTTGGCTTTGCCACTATTGCCGTTTTTCTGGTACTGATTATCACCAGGCGGCTGTCAGTCATTACAGCGCTGGTACTGGTGCCCGTCATCATGGGCTTTCTAGCTGGATTTTCCCCGAAAGAGGTAGGTGAAATGATTCTGGCGGGGATCAAACAGGTAGCGCCGACGGGTATTCTGCTCATGTTTGCCGTGCTGTATTTCGGCACCATGCTCGATGTCGGCCTGTTCGACCCCATCATTGCCGCTATCATCCGTTTGGTAAAAGGCGACCCGCTGAAAGTCATTTTGGGAACGGCCATATTAACGATGATCGTTCACCTCGATGGTGATGGAACGGCTACGTTTATGATCGTCATGTCGGCCTTCTTGCCCATCTACAAACAGCTGGGTATTAACCGCTTGATCTTGCCGGGGATCGTTGCGTTGAGTGTGGGCCCCATGCACCTGGTTCCCTGGTCCGGCACGTCGGCACGCGCTATCTCGACGCTGAAAAGCGATGCCACGCAACTATTCAACCCGAATATTCCGGCCATTGTAGCCGGTCTTTGCTGGGTACTCTTCGTCGCCTACTGGTTCGGATTGACCGAACGAAAACGGCTGGGCATCAGCGACCTGAACTACGTGCATCAGGAAAGCCTTACCGACGAGCAGCGGCAGTTTCGTCGTCCACGTTTGTTCTGGATCAACGCGGTGCTGACCATCGCCTTGATCACTATCCTTGTGAAAGGCTGGGTACCCGCGCCGGCCTTGTTCATTTCGGCAGCTATTGTTGCGCTGTTGATCAACTACCCCCGCCTACCCGATCAACAGAACGTACTCCGAAGCCACGGCACGAACATTTATATGGTGTCGAGCATGATTTTTGCCGCTGGCGTTTTCTCCGGCATCCTGACCGGCTCCAAAATGATCGACGCGATGGCTACGTCCATAGTTTCGCTAATTCCCCAGCAACATGCAGCCTGGCTACCTACCCTGACAGCCATTACCAGTATGCCTGCTAGTTTGCTCTTCACCCCCGATGCCTATTACTTCGGGGTTGTTCCGATCCTGAGCCAGACCGCTACCCAGTTCGGTATCGACCCGCTGGAAATTGGCCGGGCCGCGTTACTGGGCCAGATGACGGTCGGTTTCCCCGTTAGTCCACTAACGGCGTCAACATTCCTGCTGGTGGGTCTGGCCGAGGTCGATTTAGGCGATCACCAGAAATTTATTCTCAAATGGGCATTCGGTACAACCGTCGTCATGACGCTGACAGCCCTCTTAACCGGCTCCATTCATTTATGA
- a CDS encoding LytR/AlgR family response regulator transcription factor: MPNLLRCLLIDDEVAAHYVLQHYIEQVDRLTLVGSCYHALEAINFLHRQPVDLLFLDINMPQINGFQMLETLTHPPKVILTTAHSEFALESYNYNVVDYLLKPIEFARFLKSVDKVVAAHTEEKTQLGSLPVLTPASFLIKVDGDWVRLAYDDLLYGQSWGNYVKLFTTQQVYLTALTMTELEQRLPGDQFIRIHKSYLVSLDKIRRLSGNEVLVGEAVLPVGLTYRRELVERLR, encoded by the coding sequence ATGCCCAACCTATTACGTTGCCTACTCATTGACGATGAAGTCGCGGCTCATTACGTCTTGCAGCATTACATTGAGCAGGTAGACCGGCTGACGCTGGTCGGCAGTTGCTATCACGCCCTGGAAGCCATTAATTTCCTGCACCGTCAGCCCGTCGATCTGTTATTTCTGGATATCAATATGCCCCAGATAAACGGCTTTCAGATGCTGGAAACGCTGACCCATCCCCCCAAAGTCATTCTCACAACCGCTCATTCGGAGTTTGCGCTGGAGAGCTACAATTACAACGTAGTGGATTACCTGCTAAAGCCCATCGAGTTCGCCCGATTCCTGAAATCGGTCGATAAAGTGGTTGCCGCACACACGGAGGAAAAAACGCAACTGGGAAGTTTACCGGTACTCACGCCAGCCTCATTCTTGATCAAAGTAGACGGCGACTGGGTACGGCTGGCCTACGATGATCTGCTGTATGGACAGAGCTGGGGCAATTACGTGAAGCTGTTCACCACGCAGCAAGTCTACCTGACGGCACTGACTATGACCGAACTGGAACAGCGACTACCGGGTGATCAGTTTATACGTATCCATAAATCCTACCTGGTTTCTCTGGACAAAATCAGACGCCTGAGCGGCAATGAGGTTCTGGTGGGCGAAGCGGTCCTACCCGTTGGCCTTACCTACCGCAGGGAATTGGTCGAACGGTTACGGTAA
- a CDS encoding sensor histidine kinase, giving the protein MRLPTWVTNRKRWLREGLFFVVLFVLMSLNSWNRLTTVNDFVRALIYFLLLYGQAQFHRFVLFPFLFKQQVRRYIVLTTLCLLAGSFVVYTANYWLYPEFYDKQDWREIGLFHLATCTVSLIAIMAIFLIQRFYQQQQERNADQLLLQEVQMNFLHAQLNPHFFFNTLNNLYGISLHQPNRMPDLLMQLSRLMRYQVDSSRRSWVSLLQEVEFITSYISLERERVGHRCQIEYSYPTDTCMLQGYQLAPLLLIPLVENAFKHGTGDIQGSFVFISLTLTGDTLTLNVENSVPTRRVTVTSTGLGLQNTRQRLEILYAGKHQLRIEQPPGRYKTELIVQLFPLSHAQPITLPTH; this is encoded by the coding sequence ATGCGACTACCTACCTGGGTTACTAACCGAAAACGATGGTTACGGGAGGGGCTCTTCTTCGTAGTCCTGTTCGTGTTGATGTCCCTCAACTCCTGGAACCGACTGACTACCGTCAATGATTTTGTCCGGGCTCTTATCTATTTTCTGCTTCTCTACGGCCAGGCGCAGTTTCACCGGTTTGTCCTGTTTCCGTTCCTGTTCAAGCAGCAGGTCAGGCGCTACATCGTTTTGACGACGCTTTGCTTGCTGGCGGGCAGTTTCGTGGTCTACACGGCTAACTACTGGCTTTATCCCGAATTTTATGACAAGCAGGACTGGCGCGAAATCGGTCTTTTTCACCTGGCGACCTGCACCGTTAGCCTGATTGCGATCATGGCCATTTTCCTGATCCAGCGATTTTACCAGCAGCAGCAGGAGCGCAATGCTGACCAGTTGTTGCTTCAGGAAGTACAAATGAATTTTCTGCACGCTCAGCTGAACCCGCATTTCTTCTTCAACACACTTAACAACCTGTACGGCATCAGTTTACACCAGCCCAACCGGATGCCTGATTTGCTCATGCAGCTCTCCCGGCTGATGCGGTATCAGGTCGACAGCAGTCGGCGGTCGTGGGTCTCGCTCTTGCAGGAAGTCGAATTCATCACCAGCTACATAAGCCTGGAGCGGGAACGCGTAGGACATCGCTGCCAGATCGAGTATAGCTACCCAACTGATACGTGTATGCTGCAAGGTTACCAGCTGGCGCCGTTGCTCCTGATTCCACTAGTCGAGAACGCGTTCAAACACGGAACGGGCGACATTCAGGGTTCTTTCGTTTTTATTTCGCTGACGCTGACCGGGGACACCCTGACCCTCAACGTCGAGAATTCGGTGCCGACGCGGAGGGTGACCGTTACATCGACAGGGCTGGGCTTGCAGAATACGCGTCAACGGCTCGAAATACTGTATGCCGGTAAACACCAGTTACGGATTGAGCAGCCACCGGGTCGGTACAAAACAGAACTGATCGTTCAGCTATTTCCTTTGTCTCATGCCCAACCTATTACGTTGCCTACTCATTGA
- a CDS encoding alpha/beta hydrolase produces the protein MQLLKHPKTSVRQLLVLFCFLLALPLYAAKVDSLDIPSAVMKKNLRAVVVLPDSYAAAGKNTSPYPVLYLLHGGYGHFNDWITKIPDKTLIHRLADQYNLIIVMPEGEVFSYYLDSPVVQDSQFETYLTKEVINQIDNTYRTVRTSKGRVITGLSMGGYGALYLATRHPDLYCAAGSMSGALNPDMNAWKLPPDATKNIKAAFEKILGSFSQSPDGWAAYSVVGMADTMKKNGLKLVIDCGVDDFLIEPNRELHRRLVFNQTPHDYSERPGGHSWEFWQNALPYQVLFFSKVLGGN, from the coding sequence ATGCAACTTTTGAAACATCCCAAAACCTCTGTCCGGCAATTACTGGTACTTTTCTGTTTTCTGCTGGCGCTCCCGCTCTATGCGGCCAAAGTCGATTCGCTGGATATTCCCAGCGCGGTGATGAAAAAGAACCTGCGGGCGGTAGTCGTTTTGCCCGACTCGTACGCGGCTGCGGGGAAGAATACGAGTCCATATCCGGTACTTTATCTGCTCCACGGCGGCTATGGACACTTCAATGACTGGATCACCAAAATACCCGACAAAACCCTGATTCACCGGCTCGCCGATCAGTATAACCTCATCATTGTGATGCCGGAAGGCGAGGTGTTTAGTTATTACCTGGATAGCCCCGTCGTTCAGGACAGCCAGTTTGAGACTTACCTGACCAAAGAAGTTATCAACCAAATTGATAACACCTACCGCACTGTCCGAACCTCTAAAGGCCGGGTCATAACGGGTCTGTCGATGGGTGGCTACGGCGCGCTGTACCTGGCTACCCGTCACCCCGACCTCTACTGTGCAGCTGGCAGCATGAGCGGGGCGCTGAATCCAGACATGAACGCCTGGAAACTTCCACCCGATGCTACCAAGAACATCAAAGCAGCGTTTGAGAAGATTTTGGGTTCGTTCAGCCAGTCGCCTGATGGGTGGGCTGCCTATTCGGTAGTAGGTATGGCCGATACGATGAAAAAGAACGGACTGAAACTGGTGATCGACTGCGGGGTAGACGATTTTTTGATCGAGCCCAACCGGGAGTTACACCGCCGGCTGGTTTTCAATCAGACACCCCACGATTACAGCGAACGGCCCGGCGGCCATAGCTGGGAGTTCTGGCAGAATGCCCTTCCCTATCAAGTCTTGTTTTTCAGTAAGGTACTGGGCGGAAATTAA
- a CDS encoding PadR family transcriptional regulator, with amino-acid sequence MKRAFLGELEEVVLLTVATLQESAYCALITQTIDQQMGRTISFPTVHTTLQRLEEKGFVTSQMGGATTERGGRQKRLFTVTAAGQRALIECRQVRAQLWEQIPTSILQLWGA; translated from the coding sequence ATGAAACGAGCCTTTTTAGGGGAGTTAGAAGAAGTTGTCTTGCTGACGGTAGCGACTCTGCAGGAGTCGGCCTACTGCGCGTTGATTACCCAAACCATTGACCAGCAAATGGGCCGTACGATCAGCTTCCCCACGGTTCATACTACCCTACAGCGGTTGGAAGAGAAAGGCTTTGTCACTTCTCAGATGGGCGGAGCCACCACTGAGCGGGGAGGTCGCCAAAAACGCCTGTTCACCGTTACGGCGGCTGGCCAGCGGGCTTTGATCGAGTGTCGGCAAGTACGAGCTCAGTTGTGGGAGCAGATTCCAACATCAATCCTACAGCTATGGGGCGCTTAA
- a CDS encoding acyclic terpene utilization AtuA family protein, giving the protein MKSSVRIGCGAGFAGDRLEPALVLVEQGELDYLVLECLAERTIALAQKRKRQDPTLGYDALLERRIELLLPYLRTKKVRLITNMGAANPLAAAQKIIDIAKRLSLSITVAAVTGDDVFSLLTGTETALETGKTLTDSGPLVSANAYMGVDSIVPALATEADIIITGRVADPSLFLAALVHEFGWALDDFDQLGQGTVIGHLLECAGQLTGGYFADPGRKDVPDMAHLGHPFADVSPDGTALFSKVAGTGGVLSLATAKEQLLYEVMDPSRYITPDVIADFTKVRLTEAGPNQVHASDGQGIARPDTLKVSVGYEAGFIGEGEISYAGSNALYRAKLAGDIIRERLQERFPDLRIDYIGSTSVHRTNFGHYPDPYEIRLRVAGRATTAKQAGLVGEEVEALYTNGPAGGGGARKYIHELVGIVSTLVDRNQVTPQVTLFHA; this is encoded by the coding sequence ATGAAATCATCGGTTCGAATAGGATGCGGGGCTGGCTTTGCCGGCGATCGGCTCGAACCAGCGCTCGTGCTGGTTGAGCAAGGCGAGTTGGATTACCTGGTGCTGGAATGCCTGGCCGAACGCACCATTGCGCTGGCACAGAAGCGAAAACGGCAGGATCCTACCCTGGGCTACGACGCGCTTCTGGAACGCCGTATCGAACTACTGCTACCGTATTTACGCACAAAGAAAGTCCGCCTTATTACGAATATGGGCGCGGCTAATCCACTCGCGGCAGCCCAAAAAATCATCGACATAGCCAAACGATTATCCCTTTCCATAACGGTGGCCGCTGTTACCGGCGACGACGTATTTAGCCTGCTTACGGGTACTGAAACGGCCTTGGAAACGGGTAAGACCCTGACTGATTCGGGGCCGCTGGTGTCGGCCAATGCCTACATGGGCGTCGACAGTATCGTACCGGCTCTGGCAACTGAGGCCGACATCATCATTACCGGCCGTGTGGCCGATCCTTCGCTGTTTTTAGCGGCTCTGGTACATGAATTTGGCTGGGCGCTGGACGATTTCGATCAGTTGGGACAAGGTACGGTTATCGGGCATTTGCTGGAATGCGCCGGGCAGCTCACGGGCGGGTACTTCGCCGATCCGGGTCGTAAAGATGTACCCGACATGGCGCATCTGGGCCACCCGTTTGCTGACGTGTCGCCGGATGGTACAGCCCTTTTCAGTAAAGTAGCTGGTACCGGCGGGGTGTTGAGCCTGGCCACTGCCAAAGAGCAGCTACTCTACGAAGTCATGGACCCCAGCCGCTACATTACCCCCGACGTAATCGCCGATTTTACGAAGGTGCGGTTGACCGAAGCTGGCCCAAATCAAGTTCATGCCTCAGATGGGCAAGGCATCGCTCGACCCGACACCCTGAAAGTCAGCGTAGGGTACGAAGCTGGTTTTATCGGTGAAGGAGAAATTTCGTACGCCGGGTCAAACGCCCTCTACCGGGCGAAGCTGGCGGGTGACATAATCCGGGAGCGGCTACAGGAACGCTTCCCGGATCTACGAATCGACTACATCGGCAGCACGTCGGTACATCGAACCAACTTTGGCCATTACCCCGACCCCTACGAAATCAGGCTTCGGGTAGCCGGAAGAGCTACGACGGCCAAACAGGCCGGGTTAGTAGGCGAAGAAGTGGAAGCGCTCTACACCAACGGCCCCGCTGGTGGGGGTGGTGCCCGCAAATACATTCACGAACTGGTAGGCATCGTCTCCACGCTCGTCGACCGTAATCAAGTAACACCACAGGTAACGCTCTTTCACGCATGA
- a CDS encoding AtuA-related protein — MTIKLYDIAHSRAGDKGNTLTLSLIAYKAEDYPLLCKQVTAEAVKKHLADIVTGEITRYELPNLPALQFVCQQALTGGVTTSLTMDTHGKSLSFALLEMSIEA, encoded by the coding sequence ATGACCATTAAGCTCTACGACATTGCCCATAGCCGGGCGGGCGATAAAGGCAATACGTTAACCCTCTCACTCATTGCCTACAAGGCCGAGGATTATCCGCTGCTCTGCAAGCAGGTTACGGCGGAGGCCGTCAAAAAACATCTGGCTGATATTGTAACCGGCGAGATTACCAGATATGAATTACCCAACCTGCCTGCGCTTCAGTTCGTCTGCCAACAAGCGCTGACCGGTGGCGTAACAACTTCACTCACGATGGACACTCACGGCAAAAGCCTCAGTTTTGCCCTGCTGGAAATGTCGATAGAAGCGTGA